From Niallia sp. Man26:
TGGGTAATTATGTTTATATAACATAGAAGGAAACCTCCATAAAAAGTTTTCCTTCTAAGGCCCCATTAACCGATCAACCTTAATCGTTTTTGTTTACTAGCTTTGCTCTACCATATTATACGAAAGTTGGTTTTAGTCCCCGAATAAATGCGTTACAGATGATTCTGATAAAAAAAACAGTTGCCATTGGCAACTGTAATGAAAAGCTATTCCTCATCTCAAAAGGAATATATCATTCATCTTAATTTTTATAAATTAATGCTTTGTCTTTAGCTAAAGCAAATGGTCGATAATAGCCTACCGTGTTTGATAAAGGCAAAACTTCAGGATGTAAATTTATATTTAGTACATTTTTTATATATTCTCTTCGTTTTTCAAACCGATCCCATAATTGCGGATAGTTCTCCTGTATTTCTTTTCTTAACTCTTCGTCTGCCAGCGCAATTCCTGTTTCCGCACTAGCACCACCATAGCCTTGAACAGACGGAATAATATCTACTTGAAACAGCATACCACTTCGTATTTTCGCTGTTGATTCTGGGTATATTGGGGAGCTCATCCATTCCTCATCCGCTACTAAATGGCCTGGGTTTAATGACCAATTAAATTGTTCCTTAGGCAGGACATTTTGAATGCAGTTATACATATCTTCCCCGCTTAAACCAATTTTGATATTTTCTAACCAAGCTACAACAGCTGTATAATAGGGTTTTGCCACTTTCTCTAAATAGTCTCCTACAGTTTCCGGTAGTTCTGCTTGATCAGCTACAATATAACCTGCTCTACTTGTTAGACCACCCTTATATCCTGTAGTAATGGAAAACTTATCTCCTAGGTGAACTTTTTTATTTTGCGGATAAAGAACAGCATTTGTGAATCGTTCTCCTGTTGCAAAAATATTCGTTACATTATGCGGTTGGCCATAAACAGATAAATAACTAGCAAGCTCCATATCTGTTTTACCCAGCTCTATTTCATCCATTGCTTTTAATACACAATCTGATGATAAACTGGCACCATATTCATAATAAGATATTTCATCAGCATTATTTACTATTCGAACTCCCTCTTGCCCAATAAAAAGTTCTGCACAGTTAATAATATTGTCACTATCGCCAACAATTTGTTTTAACGAATCCACAATATAATAAGGAATATCAAATAACTGTTTATTATCATCATACTTGCTAGTAAACAGTTTCCAGCCTACAAGCCCAATCGTTGATTGCTCGTTTATATTGGCAGTTTTAAGAATATCTGCAAAATTCATGCTGTTTTCCATCGGTTGATTTGGAAGGGAGAAGTGAGGAACATGAATTGCTTCTGCCTTTAATCGTGAAAATTTTGCCATCTTAAGATTTTCGTTCCCTAATAATAAGTAAGCTTCTCCATCTTGACTTATAACTAGCAAGGCTTCTTCAAATCTCGGTATAAAACCTGTGAGATATTCAAAATTCGCACCATGTTCACGGTCAGCATATATAATCGCCGTATCAATATTATGTTCTTTCATTTTATTTAAAAGCCTATTTTTACGTTGATTTATCGTTTCATCTGAAAGAACAACAGTATTATTATTAAAATCACTTAACGGTCTTTCTATCTCTTTTAAAGTAACATTTTCATACTTATAGCCAAACTTCATAAAAGCTTCACTCCACTTCTCTAATTGTTATTTATCGGAAAACTCATTTGTCGATAAATTGATATGTAACAGCTAATTTTTAATACACCATTTTAAAACTTGAATTTATTTTAGAAAGTAAATTTTCTTGCTTAACCATTATCATATCATAATGAATACAGAAATATTAGCAGCTCAAATATTGCCTCTTCTTTTAAGGATTTCCCTTTCATAATCGATAGTTCTACGCTAAATTTTCAATATAATCCTCATAAAAAATCGTCCCTATAACTATTTACTCATTATAAGTACTTTTACTATTAAATTCCTTATACCAATGTTATTTTAGTAAGTAAGTATAAACAGAATAATCATTGGCTTTGTCCTGTTGAAAGTAATAACCAGGCCGTTACTTTACCTCTGTTTAACAACTTAATCCATTAAAGGCGGTTATAAATTTGGAGAAGCGGGATGTCAAAGTTATCAATCAACTCAATGACCTTACAGAAGGTCATGTATTATATTTCTTCGAAGATATAAATGCTTATATAAATAATATTATTGATTTTGTTATCTCTGGATTGGATCATAACCAATATTCCTTAATCATTGAGAATGATCGGATTGTTCCATCGATAGAAAAAAAACTTGCTGTGCTATTGAATGAAAGTCAAATTAGCAAAGTTAAATTCATCAATAATTATGACTTCTACTTTGCAAACGGAGATTTTGCATGCAATTCTATTTTTGATTATCTTCCTAGACTTTATAAGGGTTATAATGAACAAGAATTTCGTGTACGTAGCTGGGCCCATATAGAATGGGGAGATATTAGTTATATACATAACAAATTAACAGAGTCTGAAAAGGAAGCTGAAATAATAGTCAGTAGAAAGGGAATTCTGTCTGTTTGTGCCTATGATTCAGATAGAATGAGCGAGGAGCTTAAAACAAACCTTCAATGTCACCATAACTTTCTTATAAGGAATTAGAAAATTATACAGTGCCCCACTCTTTTTTCGGAATGAAGCTGTTTTTTTACCTTCTTATAATATCCTGCCAAAAGTAATCCCATAAAAAAAGTTGCTGTGAGGCAGCAACTTTGCAGAAATGAGATTACTAACACTTATGGTTATTCTTCTTCATCTTCATCAATATCCATTTCTATATCTATCTCTTTAGAAAATAGCTTAACAAAGTCATTTGTATTTAAATAATGGTTAGAAAAAAAAGAAATTAAACATATATCATACCCTTTTACTCCAAAGGTAGATGTATCATCCATATGAAAAGTAATGCTATCCTCTTTATAAAAGCAGGGTCCAA
This genomic window contains:
- a CDS encoding aminopeptidase P family protein encodes the protein MKFGYKYENVTLKEIERPLSDFNNNTVVLSDETINQRKNRLLNKMKEHNIDTAIIYADREHGANFEYLTGFIPRFEEALLVISQDGEAYLLLGNENLKMAKFSRLKAEAIHVPHFSLPNQPMENSMNFADILKTANINEQSTIGLVGWKLFTSKYDDNKQLFDIPYYIVDSLKQIVGDSDNIINCAELFIGQEGVRIVNNADEISYYEYGASLSSDCVLKAMDEIELGKTDMELASYLSVYGQPHNVTNIFATGERFTNAVLYPQNKKVHLGDKFSITTGYKGGLTSRAGYIVADQAELPETVGDYLEKVAKPYYTAVVAWLENIKIGLSGEDMYNCIQNVLPKEQFNWSLNPGHLVADEEWMSSPIYPESTAKIRSGMLFQVDIIPSVQGYGGASAETGIALADEELRKEIQENYPQLWDRFEKRREYIKNVLNINLHPEVLPLSNTVGYYRPFALAKDKALIYKN
- a CDS encoding MEDS domain-containing protein, with protein sequence MEKRDVKVINQLNDLTEGHVLYFFEDINAYINNIIDFVISGLDHNQYSLIIENDRIVPSIEKKLAVLLNESQISKVKFINNYDFYFANGDFACNSIFDYLPRLYKGYNEQEFRVRSWAHIEWGDISYIHNKLTESEKEAEIIVSRKGILSVCAYDSDRMSEELKTNLQCHHNFLIRN